A segment of the Oscillospiraceae bacterium genome:
AATATGACCGGTAAGTATAATCATAGCATTGACAGTAAGAGCCGTATGTCGCTGCCCGCCAAACTGCGTGAAGAGTTGGGCGATAGTGTGTATTTGGTTAAGGGCAACGACAAGTGCTTGACAGTTTATTCACTCGAACATTGGGCAGCATTTGAAGCCAAACTAAAAAGTGAAATAGGTTCTCAGGCGCGGAAGTTACAGCGTGCTATCTGTGCCAGCGCCGTCCGCTGCGATGTCGATGCACAGGGCCGGATCGTTCTCCCCCAGGAGTTGCGTGCCTATGCCGGGCTTGAACAAGAAGCTGTCATCGTTGGTGTCATCGATCGGGCTGAGCTGTGGCAACCTGACAGATGGCAAGCTTTCGATGAAGAGTTTACCGCCGATGACCTGGCAAACGCCATGGATGAATATGGCTTCTAATTTTCATCTGCCCGTCATGCTCAACGAGTGCTTGGACGCGTTAGCAATTAGGCAAGACGGCGTTTATCTTGACGCGACGTTAGGGCGCGGCGGACACAGCGCGGCCATCGCACAGCGTGGCGGCAAAGTCATCGCCATTGACCGAGATGCTGAAGCCATTGCCTATGCGCAGGCACACTATCCCGAGATCACTGTTCTGCGCGGCAATTACGCGCAAATGGATGTCTTGCTCAGTCGGCTTGGCATTACAAAACTGGACGGCATTTTATATGACTTAGGCGTATCGTCGCCGCAGATAGATCAAGCCGAACGCGGTTTCTCTTATATGAAAGATGCGCGTTTAGATATGCGCATGGACATCGCACAATCGCTGACCGCATACGATGTCGTCAATCGATTTTCCGTCGCTGAGCTGATGTGCATCCTGCGCGACTACGGCGAAGAACGATACAGTTTTCAAATCGCCAATGCTATCGCGCGGCAGCGCGGCATTGCCCCCATTGAAACGACGTTGCAGCTCGTCGAAATCATCAAGCAAGCCATGCCGCCCAAAGCCCGCCGTGAGGCGCAACATCCCGCCATGCGTGTGTTTCAAGCGTTGCGCATATCCGTGAATGATGAACTGACATCATTGCAAGACAGCCTGTACAAGGCCATCGCGTTGCTCAACCCAAATGGACGCCTGGCTGTTATAAGTTTCCACTCCCTTGAAGATCGAATCGTTAAGACCACCATGAAGTCACAATCGTTGACCTGTGTCTGCCCTCCCAAAAGCCCTATATGTCAATGTAATCATGCACCGACCTTGCGGCTGATTTCAAAAAGGGCCATTACGGCGCCCCCTGATGAATGCATTGCCAACTCCCGCGCCAAAAGCGCAAAGCTCAGAGTTGCAGAAAAGATATAAAAACAAATTCATGTCTCTTCTTAACTAAATGAAAGGAGCCCTCACTATGCCAACACCACAAATCGCGCCTGATTATTCCCGTTTTGAGCGACGACAAATCGTTGTAGAGCCGGAAGTGCCATTGGAATTGCTCGAAGAAGAGCAAGCATTACAGGCACCGAAAAAGATTATAGAAAAGACCCGCATACCATACAAAGTGTTGGCGGCATTTGCTGTTGTCGCGGCATTGCTAGTCGCTGTCATTTTCAGTTACAATCGCATGTGGACGGTCAATGCTGAAAATCTACGACTTGAACGTGCCTTGCAAGCACTGCAAATGGAGGAACAAGCCTTGCTGCAAGAATTTGCCGGTGGGCTGACAATACATGAAATTACTGCTGAGGCGCGCGGAATCGGCATGTTGCCGCCTGCGCCCGACCAGGTTGTGCATGTCAACCTAGGCGGCCAAGATCGCGCAGTAGTTTATACACAAGAGGGATTCTTGGAACGCATTTGGAATTGGGTCACGGGATTATTCGGCTAGTTCTATCATACAACGCCGGGAAATAAGATTGTAATGCTGGGTAGAGGGTGCTATGAAGCGGCTACCGCGCTGCGCCCATTTGCATTTTTTACAACGACAACAGGAGGAAGATGACGATGGAAAACATTAACACTAAACGTGCACGGCGAAAAATTGATAAACGCATTTGGGTCATTGCCGTGTTGTTTAGTTTTGTCGTTTTCATCTTCCCTGTTGCACAATTGTATCATATTCAGATTGTGCAGCATGACCACTTTACGCAACTGGCACAGAACCAGCAGACGAGCAATACCGTCATTCATCCCAATCGTGGCAGAATTCTTGACCGTAATGGTGTCGTGTTGGCACAAAGCATCAGTGTTGAAACAGTGGTTATCAATCCGTCGCAAATTCGAGCGACCCAAACGCGTACGGTTGATGAGACGCGTGCGCTTGTGGCACAAGGGCTGTCGGAAATTCTCGACAATGTAAGTGAACAGTGGATTTATGCACGTGCTGAGCGCAGCTTTTCCGGAAACGAGTATATTGCGCGGCGCGTTGACCGTGAGGTTGCCGGCAGCGTACGGGAGTTTACCCGTGAAAATCGATTGGGCGACATTATTCACTTGATTCCTGACACCAAGCGCGTATACCCGCTCAACGATGTTGCTTCACACATCGTCGGCTTTACCGGTTTTGAAAACACGGGTCTGCATGGCGTTGAAATGCGTTTTGATTCATTCTTGAGCGGTGTACCGGGTCAAATTGTCAACGTGCAGGACGCATCGGGCAATGTTGTGCCTTTTCAGTTTGAACGTTACATCGACGCGAGCGATGGCAATGATGTTGTGCTGACCATTGATTCTTCAATTCAATATTTCCTTGAAAATGCCTTGCGCGAGGCTGTTGAAGTTA
Coding sequences within it:
- the rsmH gene encoding 16S rRNA (cytosine(1402)-N(4))-methyltransferase RsmH → MASNFHLPVMLNECLDALAIRQDGVYLDATLGRGGHSAAIAQRGGKVIAIDRDAEAIAYAQAHYPEITVLRGNYAQMDVLLSRLGITKLDGILYDLGVSSPQIDQAERGFSYMKDARLDMRMDIAQSLTAYDVVNRFSVAELMCILRDYGEERYSFQIANAIARQRGIAPIETTLQLVEIIKQAMPPKARREAQHPAMRVFQALRISVNDELTSLQDSLYKAIALLNPNGRLAVISFHSLEDRIVKTTMKSQSLTCVCPPKSPICQCNHAPTLRLISKRAITAPPDECIANSRAKSAKLRVAEKI
- the mraZ gene encoding division/cell wall cluster transcriptional repressor MraZ, with protein sequence MTGKYNHSIDSKSRMSLPAKLREELGDSVYLVKGNDKCLTVYSLEHWAAFEAKLKSEIGSQARKLQRAICASAVRCDVDAQGRIVLPQELRAYAGLEQEAVIVGVIDRAELWQPDRWQAFDEEFTADDLANAMDEYGF